GGACAGGCTGCTGCTGTATTGCCGCCGTGGCGAACAGTTCACCCCTGCGCATCGGGACCGGCTTGCCGCCATGGGCATTCACCGGCTTTACATCCACGCCCACGAAAAGAAGTTCTACGAGGAATACCTTCACCGCAACCTGCCGAAAATGCTGGATGACGACGGCATTCCCGTGGACGATCGCGCCCTGCTCTGGGGTCAGTCCGCCGCAGGGCTGGTCAAGGATATTTATCAGGAACGCCTCTCGCGCTCCCTGGCCGGGAAACGCTTTGCCCGGGTGGAGCACATGGTGCAAAGCTCGACGGACTTCATCAGAAATCCTGATGCCTTGAAAAATATTGCCTCCTATGTCTCCCGCGGGTACTCCGAGTACCACCACAGCCTGGGCGTGATGGTCCTGGCCCTGAGTCTGGCGCAGACCTACGAACACTTCGACGACGAGACCCTCACCGGCCTGGGCCTGGGCGCCATCTTTCATGACATCGGCAAAATCCGGCTGCCCCAGTTCATTTTTGCCAAAAAGCCCTCCGAGCGCACCCCGCAGGAGATGGCCATGGCCTGCAGCCACCCCACCCTGGGCGTGGTGGTGGCCGGATCCCTGCCCCTGCACCAGCTCACCATCCAGTGCATCCTGTTTCATCACGAGATGGAAAACGGGCAGGGTTACCCTTCCGGCATCTGCGGTGCAGACATCCCCCTGCCGGTCAAGATCCTTTCCCTGTGCAACGTCTACGAGAACCTCACCCGCGCCACAGCCGAAGGCCCCGCCAAGACCCCCTTTGAGGCCCTGAGCTGGCTCAAGGAACGCCGCGACCGCTTTGACGTGGACGTCATCCGCCGGCTGATCATGGTCCTCTCCAAGGCCGATCTCGCCTGACAGCCTTTCTTTCGCAGCAGTGCAGGCGGCACTGGAAAAAAAATCCGCCACAGGCTATGCTCCCGTCCAGGCCCCGCCCTGGTGCGGCGGGGTCTTCCACAGGATCCCATCCGTATAAGGAGCATGACCCATGCAAGAGTTTCCCGGCGGCGTCACCTTTCTCGGCAATCCCCTCACCCTGGTGGGCACCCCGGTAACCGTGGGCATGAATGCCCCGGACTTCACCGTGCTCGACAACGACCTCAGCCCCGTGACGCTGGCCTCCCTTGCCGGCAAAGCCTTCATCCTCTCCACCGTGCCGTCCCTGGACACCCCCGTGTGCGACATGGAAACCCGCCGCTTCAATCAGGAAGCGGGCGGCCTGGGCGACATGCCCGTGCTCACCGTGTCCATGGACCTGCCCTTTGCCCAGAAGCGCTGGTGCGCCGCGGCGGGCATTGCCCAGGTGAAGACCCTCTCCGACCACCGCGACGCCTCCCTGGGCCTGGCTTATGGCCTGCTCATCAAGGAACTGCGGCTGCTGGCCCGGGCCGTGCTGGTGGTGAACGCCGCGGGCGTCATCACGTATTATGAACTGGTGAAGGAAGTGACCCAGGAACCGGACTACGCCGCCGCCCTGGCCGCCGCCAAAGCGCTGTAACACACGGACGCCTTGGCGTCCCCGGCGTGACAGAACGCGACGGGGCGCGACAGGACGCGACGGGGCCCACAGTCCCCTTGAAAAAGGCCCGCGCGAGGGAGGAACCCTTTTGAAAAAGGCTCTCCCCTCGCGCGCGCTTCCGTTCCAACACGTTGCGAGTGGCTGTGAATCACAATCAACGTCTTTGGAAAGGGGGACCGGGGGAAGAACCGTGCTTCAAAACGGTTTTCCCCCGAGCATTCCTTTCAAGGATACCGTGCCCTATTGCACCGCGCGGGCAGCCGCAGCAAGCCCCAGCTGCGATGCGGAAAACGCCGCCTTCCCCGGCCAGGCCGCCAGCACCGGCGCAAAGGCGCGCTCCAGCACGTCGGCAGCCACAGCGTTGCCAGCCACCGTCCAATGCGAATTGGTGCCCAGATACAGCGTCTCGCCGGCGGCCGCCCGTTGCTGCAGGGCGGATTGCAGATCAAGCACCACGTCGGGATCCAGCCCCTCGGCGGCAGCCAGTTGACGCACCAGGACCGCAGGCAGGTCCGGGTCCAGTTGCTGGCCGGCAAACTCCGGCGCCTGCTGCACTTCCTGCAGCCAGTGCGGATCATGCCAGAAATGCGGCGGGCTCACCAGAATGCGCACCACCCGGCCCTGGCGGGCTTCCTCGGCCAGGAATCGCATGGCCTCCCGACACCAGGCCAGGGAGGGCTGAAACTCCTCGTGCAACGCCGGCGCATACCGCCTGGCGGCAATGAGCATGACCATGCGGTAGGTTTCGGCATCCATCTCGCCGATGAGGACAGGATCATAGTCAGACGGCGCATCCATGACCTTCGGCGGCTGGATGGTGCCAGACTTCACGAACGCCGCCAGATAATCCATGAACCGCAAGAGATGCGTGCGCGGAATGTGCGTCCCCAGGCCCACCTGGACATTGAGCCGCTCCCGAACCGCCGTCGAGAGGGGCACATCCCGTGCCTCGTGGAAGTCGTTGCCGGCATAAATGTTGAGGACCACCGCATCGTGTTCTAGCAGCGGCGACCAGTGCCGGCCCTGCTTGAGGTACTCGGGAAACGAGACGCTCGGCACGCCGAGATTGATCACCTCCACCGAGCGGGCCCCCTGCGGACGGGAGGCCACCGTCTCGTTGAGAGCCGCTTCCAGCATGGCCGCGTAGGTGTTTTCCGACGTGGTGACGGAGTGGGCAAAGGAATCGCCCAGGCTCAGGATGCGGAAGGTCTCCGCCGTCTTGTTGCGGGGCACCGGCTGACCGTGATGATGATACCCCAGCTCCTGGAGGTTGAACGGCCCCGGCAGGTCCTCAAGATTGTGGATCAGGTGGTGCGATTCATACCACCGAAATGCCAGGTCCAGCGCGGCCACCGCCAGGCATGCACCAACAACCACGCATGCGCTGGGGAAAAGCACTTTGGCAATTTTCATGCGACCTCGGCCCAGAAGGGCGAAAAGATGGCCGGCACGCTGCCCCAACGTCTGGGGGGCATGCCTACCCGTTGCAAAAAGGGCTGAATGCGCCAGCGGCGCGCCAGATGAGAACCATCCGACCGAAACGCGACGCGCGCGTCAGGGAGTCAGCCCTGGAACAGGCCAGGGGGCGCTGCTTCAAGGCTTGCATACTCGACTCGGCGCAAAGCGCCAAGGCAGCATCTGGTAAAATAGCGTAATACTCCGTGTGCGTCATGGCGAAAACCGGCCACAAACATATGCCAGACGCCTTCGGCCCGCGACAGCAGGCAGGCATGCCGCGCAACGTGCGGGAGAGGCCATACAAAAAGCCGCCTGCAGCAGTTGCAGGCGGCTTTTTGAAAGATGGTGCCGAAGAGGAGACTCGAACTCCTACGGACAGGTGTCCACTACCCCCTCAAGATAGCGTGTCTACCAATTCCACCACTTCGGCACTCGTCAACTACTGTGTCTGGTTGGACGCAGCAGCCGGAGGCATGGGAGCTGGCGCAGCGGCTTCGGAGCTTTCCTTGACGGAGAAGTCCGGTGCAGCGCCTTTTTCTTCAATGAGCAGGCCGGCGGGAGGCATGGTCGCGTTTTCAGGCGCACCCTGCGTGCTGACGATGGCGGCATCCATCACGCTGCCGTCGTCATTGCGGCCGGATTTATTCAAATAATTGTAACCGAGGGAGGTTGTCAAGAAAATTGCTGCGGCCATGGCGGTAATTTTCACCAACAACCCGCCCGCGCCGGAGCCGCCGAACAGGGAGCTGGACCCGCCGCCAAAGATCACGCCCATGCCTTCCTTGCCAGACTGCAAGAGCACCAGGACGATAAGCACCAGGCAGGCGATGATATGCAGTGTGAGGACCAAGGTTTCCATCAATATGTCCGTGTCATGGGGTGAGGCCTTGCGGTGCGGGCTCAGGCCAGCACAATTCGGCTGAAGCTTTCCGCCTGCAAAGAGGCACCTCCTACCAATACGCCGTCCACGTTGTCAAGAGAAATTATCTCGGCGGTGTTCTCCGGCTTGACGCTGCCACCATACAGAATGCGCAACTCGCTTCCAGTAGCCAGCAATTGTTGCAGTTGGCGGCGCACTGTGGCGTGGGCGTCCAGGATTTCCGCCGGGCCGGCCACCTTGCCGGTACCGATGGCCCAGACCGGTTCATAGGCGATGGCCAAATTGGCGACAGCAACGTCCTTGGGCACGCCGGCCAGGCCGGTTTCCAGCTGTCGGGCGAGCACGGCGGCCAGTTGGCCGGCTTCGCGTTCCTGCAGGGTTTCCCCGATGCACAGCACCACATGCAACCCCTGCTCCAGGGCAAAGGCTGTTTTGCGCCCCACGAGCTCGTCGGATTCACCCAGAACGTGCCGGCGTTCGGAGTGGCCGGTCAGCGCCCAGGTGGCGCCGGCATCCTTGAGCATGGCCGGGGAGATTTCGCCTGTGAAGGCCCCTTCGGCAGCCGGGTACACATCCTGCCCGCCCACGGCATAGCCGTCGGCGTCGCCAATGCCGGCGCTCACGCACTCAATGGCTGTAAACGGTGGGAAAACAAGAACTTCCCTGTCCGCAGGCGGCATGCCCACGGCCAGCATGAGCGCGGCGATGGTCATGGCCGCTTCTTCACGGGTTTTGTACATCTTCCAGTTTGCCGCCATCAGCTTTTTCATGGATTCCTCGATGGTCGTTGCATGTGGAATGACCGTCCGCACCGTGCAGCGCGCGGACAAGCACCAGGGCGTCCTCGCCGGTATCCGGGTAGTAGCCCTTGCGCACGCCGACCTGGACAAAGCCCATGCCGTCGTACAGTGCCCGGGCGGCCGTGTTGGTGACGCGCACCTCCAGCACCACCTGTTCTATGCCCATTTGCTGGCCAATACGCAAGACGAAGGCCAGCAGGCGCCGGCCCAGACCGCGACGCCGCCAGTCCGGGGCGGTGGCCAGGTTGAGGATTTCCATCTCATCCCCGGCGTGGTAAAAGGAGCAGTACGCAACCAGCACGTCGCCATGGCTGGCCCCCACCACCCGCACCCGGGAGTCTTCCAGCAACTGGGCGTATTGGGCTTCGCTCCAGGGGCAGGCAAAGCAGATGCGCTCCAGCGCGGCCAACTGGAGCACGTCTGTCGGGCCCAGACGTTCTAGCGTCAATGCAACAGATTCCAGATCAGGAAGTGCTTCCATGGAACATTCCCTTGCTGCCGGCCCTGCCGGCGTCTTGCCTGCAATGATCGCTTCGGGCGCGCCCGCAGCCTGGCTGGCCCGCAACCCCGGCGCCGAGCTGGTGGAGGTGGTGGATCTCCGCAACAGGCCCCTGGCCGTCATGCCGTTGCCGGTGGTGCATGCCCAGCAGCTCTTTCACCGCAGCGTGCTGGTGCTGGTGTACAACCCGCAGGGCAAGCTCTATCTGCAGCAGCGCAGCCGGACCAAAGCCGTGTACCCAAGCCGGTGGGACGTCTCCGCCAGCGGGCACGTGCAGGCCGGCGAAAGCCTGGAGGACGCCGCCCGGCGCGAGCTGTTCGAGGAGCTGGACATCCAGGCGGAGCGGCTGATGGGCAGGCTGCAGGTGCCGGCCACGCCGCTGACCGGCTACGAATTCGTCACCGTCTTCACCGTCGGCCGGGTGCATGCCGTGCCGCGCCCCAATCCTGCCGAGCTGGACGGCGGCATGTTTGTGGATGCGGACGAAATGGACTACCTCATCCGGGACTATGTGGACGTCCTCACGCCCGGGCTGGTGCATCTGCACGAGCGTGGCCAGCTTTTTCCTGGCAGCCAGAACGCCGCGGGCCTGCTCCTCACGCCCTGAGCTGGTCCAGCATGGCCTGGTGCACGCGGCCATTGGTGGCCAGGATGGAGGGCGAATCCAGGGAATACGCGGTATCCTCAAGGATGGGCGATACCGTGCCGCCGGCTTCTTCCACCAGCAGCCAGCCCGCGGCCACATCCCAGGGTTTGAGGCCCAGTTCATAGAAGGCCTCGTAGTGTCCGGCAGCCACATAGGCCAGATCCAGCGAGGCGGCCCCGTAGCGGCGCAGTCCCCGGGTGGCGGCCAGCATGCGTTGGATCCAGGCGGCAATGCGGGCGGCCAGGGCCGGGTCGTCGGCCGAGGCATAGGGGAAGCCCGTGCAAACCAGGGAATCCTGCAGTTGCCGCGCTGCCGAGACGGCCATGGGCGCCCCGTTTCGGAAGGCCCCGCCGCCGCGCACGGCGTGAAACATGTCGTCCAGCATGGGATTGTACACTGCAGCCAGATCCACGCCTGTTCCTGTCCACAATCCCACAGATACCGCCACAAAGGGCAGCCGGTGGGCAAAATTGGTGGTGCCGTCCAGGGGATCGATCACCCAGCAGGGCCCGGCCAGCAGGGCGGCGCGGTCCAGGTCTTCGGCGCTTTCCTCAGCCAGAAAGGCGGCCCCGGGATACACCTGCGCCAGGGAGACCTTGAGGGCGGCCTCCACGGCCAGATCCGTCTCGGTCACCAGGTCGATGCGTCCCTTGTGCTGCACGGTGCTGGGCGTGCGCCACGCCTCGCGGATGAGCGCACCGGCCTGGCGCACACTGTCCAGAAGTCCGGACGTCAGGGACTGCATGGAAGACTCCGAAGCCAGCATGGACATCAGTTGATGTACACGTTTTTGTAGCGCTGCATGTCTTCCAGGGAACGGCCTGTGCCGCGGACCACGGTGGTCAGGGGGTCGTCATCCACATTCACGCGAATGTTGGTGTTGCGCTGGATGAGCTGATCCAGGCCCTTGAGCAGCGCCCCACCCCCGGCCAGAAGAATGCCGTTGCGGGCCACGTCCACCACCAGCTCGGGCGGGGTCTTTTCCAGAGCCTTGCGCACGGCGCGCACGATGGTCTTGACCGGCTCCTGCAAGGCCTGCCGGATCTCCTCGTCTGTGGAGACCACGGACTTGGGGCCGCCGCCAATCACGTCCTTGCCGGGCACGTTCATCTTGAGCGGCTCGGGCAGCGGGTAGGCAGAGCCGATGCCGATTTTCACCGCCTCGGCCATGTTTTCGCTGATGAACAGCTGGTGTCGTTCCTGAAAAAAGCGCTGCACCGTGGCGTTCATCCAGTCTCCGGCCGCGCGCACGCTTTCTGCGTAGGCAATGGCCCCCATGGAGATGACCGCCACCTCCGAGGTGCCGCCGCCGATATCCACCACCATGGTGCCCGTGGGCTCATGGATGGGACACCCCGCGCCGATGGCCGCGGCCATGGGCTCCTCGATCATCAGGACTTCCCGCGCCCCGGCATCCAGCCCGGATTCGATGACGGCACGCTTTTCCACCGCCGTGATGCCTGTGGGCACGCAGATGACCATGCGCGGTTTGACGAACTTGAGCCCGGTGATGACCTTGTGGATGAAGTACGAGATCATGGCTTTGGTGACGTCAAAATCCGCAATCACCCCATCCTTCATGGGCCGGACAGTGACGATGTTGCCCGGCGTGCGGCCCACGAGTTCCTTGGCGGACGCCCCCACGGCGATGATGCGGTTGCTGGGGGTCTCGTACGCCACCACCGACGGCTCGTTCAACACGATGCCTTGCTTGGGGGTATAGAGCAACGTATTGGCCGTGCCGAGGTCCATGGCCAGATCCTTGCCCAAAAATCCCAGCAGTCTGTTGAAAAACATACACGCTCCAGGGCGAATTCGTGTCCCGCGCGGACGCCCGCGCCGCAAGGGTGACGTCTGTGAGAATCAGGAAAACAGGTTCGCCTGGGCAATGGCCCGGGGGGCCTCCTGCAGGCGGTGTTTGAGATACAAGTTTTCCAGAAAAAGCGCCAGTTGATCGGCCACCATTTGCAGAAAGGACTTCATGGCCGCATCAATGACCACCGGCTCAGGATGCGCCAACCCCAATACTCCCCGGGCAATGCGGTGCACCACCAGGGGCAGGCACACGGCGCTTTTGACCGGCGGTGTCTTGATCTTCTTGCCGAACAACGGGGAGAGCTGCACCGTGGCCTCATGCTCCCCCGTGAAAAAGCTGACGTTGTTCTTGAACACCCAGCCCACCAGCCCCATGCCAAAATCAAACGATTCCATCTCCTTGCCCGGCGGCAGCAAGGGTTTGGTGGTTCCTTCCAGCGTGTAATGCGCGCCGGTGGAGTCCCGCACGGCCAGGAACACATGCTCGAATCCGGTGGTCTGGGAAAGCAGGGCCAGCGTCTGCTGCAGGAAGTCCGGCCAGCGGCTCAGCTGGCGGCGCAGGGCCTGAATCTGCTGCAGGCACTGGTAGTAGCGATTGTCGCAGACTGTGGCGTCGCTTTCCTCAAACTGATGCAGCAAGGACTGCACATGGTCCGTGAACAGATGCAGGATTTTCTGGTCCTTCTCGCTGAAGCAGTGGGAGCGCTTGGAGTCCACGCATACCACGCCCTCGGCCTGGCGCAAGGGGCAGCCCATAAAAGCACGGATGAGCTGGCGCTCTTCTTCGTCGTAGTATTCGATCTTGCCCTTTTTCTTGACCAGATCGTTCACCAGCAGCGGCTGATTGTTCCGAACCACCCAGCCAGCCAGACCGCGCCCAGGGGCAACCATCGCCCCCACATTGAGCCGATCCCCCAGGCTGAACCGCGCAGCCATGCGGTACGTCCCGGCCGCTTTAGGGTCCTGCAGGTACAGCACGGCGGAATACGCGTCGAAGACGCTGCAAATGATGCTCATAAGCCGGTCGAGATGCGGGCTCTGAGCATGCATGCTGGTGGATACGGCGGGGCGGGATGGATCCATGGCGTTGAGACGGCTCCTCACATCAACAGCAGCCATGCTGGCGGATTCAGCACACTGGCGGCCTGCCGGCACAACGCCCGACAGCCTTGCACACACTGGCGGGCACCGGCGAATGCACCACCTTGGCAACCATACCCGCTAGACCCTATGAGAAAACAAAGGGTGCTGTCAACATGGATAGTTTTCAAAATATCATTATATTCAAGAAGGATGCGTCTTCAGCGGTCGTATTCTTCATTAATGCTCAATCTTTTCTTAACAATTTCTAGCATCGCCAGCACATTATGCCCCCGGACAGGGACACTCCGCTGCGATGCAAAACGTACACAGCCGGAGCAACCGCCTCAGATGTGACAGCTTTGTGTCAAAAGCGCTCCCTTGCGCCAAATGCATTGGATCTTTTTGACACATTGAGATTTATTCAAGATTGGTGCACCATTATCCAGATCGCCGGGAAGTGACACTCGCGACACAAAGCGGCTTCCGGGCACGGCCACCAAAGCCAAGTGGGTCGTAATGCCCCATCACGCTGCCGACGGGACAGAGGCCCTTTCTGTATCCGCCTTGCCTTGCTGCATTGTTTAGATTGGATCATTTTTTGCATGCCACACCATTCCATTTCAAGCTCAGGGGGAGACTCATGTTAAAACGCGTTGCACTGTCACTGGGGCTGGCGATTCTCGCGCTTGTGGGCCTCATGGCTGCATCTG
This sequence is a window from Megalodesulfovibrio gigas DSM 1382 = ATCC 19364. Protein-coding genes within it:
- a CDS encoding HD-GYP domain-containing protein, with translation MAHPQPIAKLQAPARMVKDQQYDEVSVVEISPHAILPQTTGGFSVMLRHQDRLLLYCRRGEQFTPAHRDRLAAMGIHRLYIHAHEKKFYEEYLHRNLPKMLDDDGIPVDDRALLWGQSAAGLVKDIYQERLSRSLAGKRFARVEHMVQSSTDFIRNPDALKNIASYVSRGYSEYHHSLGVMVLALSLAQTYEHFDDETLTGLGLGAIFHDIGKIRLPQFIFAKKPSERTPQEMAMACSHPTLGVVVAGSLPLHQLTIQCILFHHEMENGQGYPSGICGADIPLPVKILSLCNVYENLTRATAEGPAKTPFEALSWLKERRDRFDVDVIRRLIMVLSKADLA
- the tpx gene encoding thiol peroxidase — encoded protein: MQEFPGGVTFLGNPLTLVGTPVTVGMNAPDFTVLDNDLSPVTLASLAGKAFILSTVPSLDTPVCDMETRRFNQEAGGLGDMPVLTVSMDLPFAQKRWCAAAGIAQVKTLSDHRDASLGLAYGLLIKELRLLARAVLVVNAAGVITYYELVKEVTQEPDYAAALAAAKAL
- the secG gene encoding preprotein translocase subunit SecG, whose product is METLVLTLHIIACLVLIVLVLLQSGKEGMGVIFGGGSSSLFGGSGAGGLLVKITAMAAAIFLTTSLGYNYLNKSGRNDDGSVMDAAIVSTQGAPENATMPPAGLLIEEKGAAPDFSVKESSEAAAPAPMPPAAASNQTQ
- the tpiA gene encoding triose-phosphate isomerase — its product is MKKLMAANWKMYKTREEAAMTIAALMLAVGMPPADREVLVFPPFTAIECVSAGIGDADGYAVGGQDVYPAAEGAFTGEISPAMLKDAGATWALTGHSERRHVLGESDELVGRKTAFALEQGLHVVLCIGETLQEREAGQLAAVLARQLETGLAGVPKDVAVANLAIAYEPVWAIGTGKVAGPAEILDAHATVRRQLQQLLATGSELRILYGGSVKPENTAEIISLDNVDGVLVGGASLQAESFSRIVLA
- the rimI gene encoding ribosomal protein S18-alanine N-acetyltransferase, which encodes MEALPDLESVALTLERLGPTDVLQLAALERICFACPWSEAQYAQLLEDSRVRVVGASHGDVLVAYCSFYHAGDEMEILNLATAPDWRRRGLGRRLLAFVLRIGQQMGIEQVVLEVRVTNTAARALYDGMGFVQVGVRKGYYPDTGEDALVLVRALHGADGHSTCNDHRGIHEKADGGKLEDVQNP
- a CDS encoding NUDIX hydrolase yields the protein MEHSLAAGPAGVLPAMIASGAPAAWLARNPGAELVEVVDLRNRPLAVMPLPVVHAQQLFHRSVLVLVYNPQGKLYLQQRSRTKAVYPSRWDVSASGHVQAGESLEDAARRELFEELDIQAERLMGRLQVPATPLTGYEFVTVFTVGRVHAVPRPNPAELDGGMFVDADEMDYLIRDYVDVLTPGLVHLHERGQLFPGSQNAAGLLLTP
- a CDS encoding inositol monophosphatase family protein, with product MQSLTSGLLDSVRQAGALIREAWRTPSTVQHKGRIDLVTETDLAVEAALKVSLAQVYPGAAFLAEESAEDLDRAALLAGPCWVIDPLDGTTNFAHRLPFVAVSVGLWTGTGVDLAAVYNPMLDDMFHAVRGGGAFRNGAPMAVSAARQLQDSLVCTGFPYASADDPALAARIAAWIQRMLAATRGLRRYGAASLDLAYVAAGHYEAFYELGLKPWDVAAGWLLVEEAGGTVSPILEDTAYSLDSPSILATNGRVHQAMLDQLRA
- the mreB gene encoding rod shape-determining protein, giving the protein MFFNRLLGFLGKDLAMDLGTANTLLYTPKQGIVLNEPSVVAYETPSNRIIAVGASAKELVGRTPGNIVTVRPMKDGVIADFDVTKAMISYFIHKVITGLKFVKPRMVICVPTGITAVEKRAVIESGLDAGAREVLMIEEPMAAAIGAGCPIHEPTGTMVVDIGGGTSEVAVISMGAIAYAESVRAAGDWMNATVQRFFQERHQLFISENMAEAVKIGIGSAYPLPEPLKMNVPGKDVIGGGPKSVVSTDEEIRQALQEPVKTIVRAVRKALEKTPPELVVDVARNGILLAGGGALLKGLDQLIQRNTNIRVNVDDDPLTTVVRGTGRSLEDMQRYKNVYIN
- a CDS encoding GAF domain-containing protein — its product is MSIICSVFDAYSAVLYLQDPKAAGTYRMAARFSLGDRLNVGAMVAPGRGLAGWVVRNNQPLLVNDLVKKKGKIEYYDEEERQLIRAFMGCPLRQAEGVVCVDSKRSHCFSEKDQKILHLFTDHVQSLLHQFEESDATVCDNRYYQCLQQIQALRRQLSRWPDFLQQTLALLSQTTGFEHVFLAVRDSTGAHYTLEGTTKPLLPPGKEMESFDFGMGLVGWVFKNNVSFFTGEHEATVQLSPLFGKKIKTPPVKSAVCLPLVVHRIARGVLGLAHPEPVVIDAAMKSFLQMVADQLALFLENLYLKHRLQEAPRAIAQANLFS